The following are encoded together in the Lathyrus oleraceus cultivar Zhongwan6 chromosome 3, CAAS_Psat_ZW6_1.0, whole genome shotgun sequence genome:
- the LOC127126930 gene encoding sister chromatid cohesion 1 protein 4 isoform X27 codes for MFYSQFILAKKGPLGTIWIAAHLERKLRKNQVADTDIGVSVDSILFPEVPIALRLSSHLLLGVVRIYSRKVNYLFDDCSEALLKVKQAFRSTAVDLPPEESTAPYHSITLPETFDLDDFELPDNDIFQGNYVDRHVSTREQITLQDTLDGMAYKTTQFGLDERFGDGDASQIGLDLDEVMLIDKDSTLEHNDFSANPQVSRQEDEKKEDVVTTSDKMLVEDSGSKVMLIDQDANLEPDDLGANSQISHHKDEKKEDVIGTSNRMQVEDSGSKIDLSDGFPTSPEFHEYAQGLSTSPEFHDYAQDPSTSPEFHNCAQDPSVSPEFHEYAQGPSTPGLQEPNLFGTQSDQVINEADFHNSADLLSMYSTQNESRAHQTENNVIGCSLQNNGKHVGVDLHHEASDCVLADVNNKREEQEHFTRTVVMKDQGNLIPNNNCLASVPLMDSSNEDHTTTVLPECAGGYVDTSGILEKVERLHDGVLMNTESVMANLNETVNVVSGGVNINDSGVSPSCSHVTSDQEGLSCKLLSNMDESRGSEFGGHLADVTTLLKHGVSNNSEVSKNEQQPSVAYEAQVSNIVSPLESSGRPEVVDVEARASQELKEAGILNFVSHEAEQPTQSHLRPCTSRVNNPSLLSIEGEKCHETDVSDPALGYHGTVEPSACEGKLDLGQSGMQFGSQIISNKMGSVNTFTASDIPEPESMLSLGQSGMQFGSQIISNKMGSVNTFTASDIPEPEKMLSLGQSGMQFGNQMISNKMGSVNTFTATDIPEPEKMLSLGQSGMQIGNQMISNKMGSVNTFTATDIPEPEKMLSLGQSGMQFGNQMISHKMGSINTFTDIPAPEKMLSLGQSDMQYGSQMIGNKMGSVNTFTASNIPEPEKMLSLAYPHFGEMNHLLLESTPGNQVISGGHRDVAAVTSISGQKRSYTESTLTLQSMGLVESYGGAQSRRTTGSIPDDNDLLSSILAGRKSSALKVKPSPATAEVPTAKRFRSTPRTSTLKRKVLVDDTMVLHGDTIRHQLISTEDIRRVRKKAPCTSDEILMIQRQVLEDKIFHKPIFTDLSADLTILQNGAFDLSGIKVYDYGLDGFSVEKVNNQQSYSKSNAEIHVGQAHNEPMAVQPQEEAEESYSKTNVGIHEVESHNEPMEVQLQNNAEAQPSEMPVPSERESHNETMEVQPQITAEAQPSEMPVPSEREPHNETMEVQPQITAEARPSEMPVPSERESHNETMEVQPQITAEAQPSEMPVPSERESHNETMEVQPQITAEAQPSEIPLQLESDQSGVDFGSHDIDAHGRANIISNMKELSGSQNAEMNNAGGIFEISETENYSVGPTNIISDVNELGSSQNAEMNNAGRIFETSEAENYSIVHSNIISDVNELGGSQNAEMNNAGRNFETSEAENYSIVHSNIISDGNELGSSQNAEMSNSGGNFETFESENYSVVPGHETLSLTEVFENELCMPKDFDASQPLMDKTDDGAGSIQTNVLEIPTSEKMNTSTILENEFVDDQHDRNNADAIEIAEHDMEIGTRVETDGLEADNLHASLVLGSKEASEYTDNQVSFHGDLPMEENGNNMLEGLNEDLVVSSGLGCDDKDAKAGGLFSENIEVDCLHSVAPEDVKEGSNDEENSVFQEAALQNTMYPDVSAIRSPSVDQNDEDDMVDNDTGFLNVGDDEIIDDDDDDADGFAPGAEGTQLENSGWSSRTRAVAKYLQTLFDKEDLHGRQSLHLDKILVGKTRKEASRMFFETLVLKTRDYIDVEQTKPFANINLQPRGKLMKTDF; via the exons ATGTTTTACTCTCAGTTTATTTTGGCGAAGAAAGGTCCACTTGGGACAATATGGATAGCTGCACATTTAGAGAGGAAGCTCCGGAAGAATCAGGTGGCGGATACTGATATTGGCGTCTCTGTAG ATTCCATTCTTTTTCCTGAAGTACCAATTGCACTCCGTTTATCCAGTCATCTTCTGCTTGGTGTGGTAAGGATATATTCCAGAAAGGTGAATTACCTTTTCGATGATTGCAGTGAAGCCTTGCTTAAGGTAAAACAAGCTTTCCGCTCCACGGCAGTTGATTTGCCACCAGAAGAGTCCACTGCACCTTACCATTCCATCACTTTACCTGAGACTTTTGATCTTGATGATTTTGAACTACCAGATAATGACATTTTTCAAGG CAACTATGTTGATCGCCATGTCAGTACTAGGGAGCAGATTACACTGCAAGATACTTTAGACGGCATGGCTTACAAAACAACACAGTTTGGATTGGATG AGCGCTTTGGAGATGGTGATGCCTCTCAAATTGGTTTAGACCTTGATGAG GTTATGTTAATAGACAAAGATTCCACTTTGGAGCACAATGACTTCAGTGCTAATCCTCAAGTGTCTCGTCAAGAAGATGAAAAGAAAGAGGATGTGGTTACAACTTCTGATAAAATGCTAGTAGAAGACAGTGGAAGCAAG GTCATGTTAATAGACCAAGATGCCAATTTGGAACCTGATGACTTAGGTGCTAATTCTCAAATTTCTCATCACAAAGATGAAAAGAAAGAGGATGTGATTGGAACTTCAAATAGAATGCAAGTAGAAGACAGTGGAAGCAAAATTGATTTG AGTGATGGTTTTCCGACATCTCCTGAATTTCATGAATATGCTCAAGGTTTATCTACTTCTCCTGAATTTCATGACTATGCTCAAGATCCATCCACTTCTCCGGAATTTCATAACTGTGCTCAAGATCCATCCGTGTCTCCTGAATTTCATGAATATGCTCAAGGTCCATCTACTCCAGGACTCCAAGAGCCAAACTTATTTGGTACTCAGTCGGATCAGGTCATTAATGAAGCTGATTTTCATAATTCAGCAGATTTATTATCAATGTATTCAACGCAAAATGAATCCCGTGCTCATCAAACTGAGAACAATGTAATTGGTTGCTCCTTGCAAAATAATGGGAAGCATGTTGGTGTAGATTTGCATCATGAGGCTAGTGACTGTGTTCTGGCTGATGTGAATAACAAAAGAGAGGAACAAGAACATTTCACTCGTACAGTTGTGATGAAGGATCAAGGAAATTTGATACCTAATAATAATTGCTTGGCATCAGTACCCTTGATGGACTCCTCCAATGAAGACCACACGACCACCGTGTTACCAGAATGTGCAGGTGGATATGTTGATACTTCTGGTATACTTGAAAAGGTGGAAAGGTTGCATGATGGAGTTCTGATGAATACTGAATCAGTTATGGCCAATTTGAATGAAACTGTTAATGTTGTTTCTGGAGGCGTCAACATCAATGATTCTGGTGTGTCTCCTAGCTGTTCTCATGTTACATCTGATCAAGAGGGCCTCTCATGTAAACTGTTGTCTAACATGGATGAATCTCGTGGTTCTGAATTTGGTGGTCATTTGGCAGATGTTACCACATTGTTAAAGCACGGCGTTTCAAATAATAGTGAAGTTTCCAAGAATGAGCAGCAACCCAGCGTGGCTTATGAGGCTCAAGTATCCAATATTGTAAGTCCTCTAGAGTCATCTGGTAGACCTGAAGTTGTTGATGTGGAAGCTCGTGCATCTCAGGAACTGAAGGAAGCAGGTATTTTAAACTTTGTATCTCATGAAGCTGAGCAGCCCACCCAGTCGCACCTTCGGCCATGCACTTCCCGTGTAAACAATCCTTCTCTGTTATCTATTGAAG GTGAAAAATGTCATGAAACTGATGTTTCAGATCCTGCTTTGGGTTATCATGGAACTGTAGAGCCATCTGCTTGTGAAGGAAAGTTGGACTTGGGGCAATCAGGCATGCAATTTGGGAGTCAGATAATAAGTAATAAAATGGGAAGTGTAAACACATTTACTGCTTCTGACATACCTGAGCCTGAAAGCATGCTCTCCTTGGGGCAATCAGGCATGCAATTTGGGAGTCAGATTATAAGTAATAAAATGGGAAGTGTAAACACATTTACTGCTTCTGATATACCTGAGCCTGAAAAAATGCTCTCCTTGGGGCAATCAGGCATGCAATTTGGGAATCAGATGATAAGTAATAAAATGGGAAGTGTAAACACATTTACTGCTACTGACATACCTGAGCCTGAAAAAATGCTCTCCTTGGGACAATCAGGCATGCAAATTGGGAATCAGATGATAAGTAATAAAATGGGAAGTGTAAACACATTTACTGCTACTGACATAC CTGAGCCTGAAAAAATGCTCTCCTTGGGGCAATCAGGCATGCAATTTGGGAATCAGATGATAAGTCATAAAATGGGAAGTATAAACACATTTA CTGACATACCTGCGCCTGAAAAAATGCTCTCCTTGGGTCAATCAGACATGCAATATGGGAGTCAGATGATAGGTAATAAAATGGGAAGTGTAAACACATTTACTGCTTCTAACATACCTGAGCCTGAGAAAATGCTCTCTTTGGCTTATCCACATTTTGGTGAGATGAATCATTTGCTGCTGGAGTCTACTCCTGGCAATCAGGTTATATCTGGAGGTCATAGAGATGTTGCAGCAGTAACATCAATATCTGGTCAAAAGCGCAGCTACACAGAAAGTACTCTTACATTGCAGAGCATGGGTTTAGTTGAATCATATGGTGGGGCTCAGTCCAGAAGAACTACCGGATCCATTCCGGATGATAATGATCTATTGTCTTCAATATTAG CTGGCAGAAAATCTTCAGCTTTAAAAGTTAAACCAAGTCCAGCAACCGCTGAAGTACCAACAGCAAAGCGGTTTCGTTCTACACCACGAACTAGTACCTTAAAGAGGAAGGTGCTTGTGGATGATACGATGGTCTTGCACGGCGA TACAATACGCCACCAATTGATAAGTACTGAAGATATTCGGCGTGTACGGAAAAAAGCTCCTTGCACAAGCGATGAGATTTTAATGATTCAGAGACAGGTTTTGGAGGATAAAATTTTCCATAAACCAATATTTACAG ATTTGTCTGCTGATTTGACTATTCTGCAAAACGGGGCATTTGATCTGAGTGGAATCAAGGTTTATGATTATGGCTTAGATGGTTTTTCCGTGGAAAAAGTAAACAATCAACAGTCCTATTCTAAATCAAATGCTGAGATTCATGTGGGGCAAGCACATAATGAGCCTATGGCAGTCCAACCCCAAGAGGAGGCTGAAGAGTCTTATTCTAAAACGAATGTTGGGATTCATGAGGTGGAATCACATAATGAGCCTATGGAAGTCCAGCTCCAAAATAATGCTGAAGCCCAACCTTCTGAGATGCCTGTTCCGTCTGAGAGGGAATCACACAATGAAACTATGGAAGTCCAACCCCAAATAACTGCTGAAGCCCAGCCTTCTGAGATGCCTGTTCCGTCTGAGAGGGAACCACACAATGAAACTATGGAAGTCCAACCCCAAATAACTGCTGAAGCCCGAC CTTCTGAGATGCCTGTTCCGTCTGAGAGGGAATCACACAATGAAACTATGGAAGTCCAACCCCAAATAACTGCTGAAGCCCAACCTTCTGAGATGCCTGTTCCGTCTGAGAGGGAATCACACAATGAAACTATGGAAGTCCAACCCCAAATAACTGCTGAAGCCCAACCTTCTGAGATACCTCTTCAGTTGGAGAGTGATCAGTCTGGAGTTGACTTTGGATCTCATGATATTGACGCTCATGGGCGTGCAAATATTATATCAAACATGAAGGAGCTTAGCGGTTCTCAAAATGCTGAAATGAACAATGCTGGGGGGATTTTTGAGATTTCTGAAACAGAGAATTACTCTGTTGGGCCTACAAATATTATATCAGATGTAAATGAGCTTGGTAGTTCTCAAAATGCTGAAATGAACAATGCTGGACGAATTTTCGAGACTTCTGAAGCAGAAAATTACTCTATTGTGCATTCAAATATTATATCAGATGTAAATGAGCTTGGTGGTTCTCAAAATGCTGAAATGAACAATGCTGGACGAAATTTCGAGACTTCTGAAGCAGAAAATTACTCTATTGTTCATTCAAATATTATATCAGACGGAAATGAGCTTGGTAGTTCTCAAAATGCTGAAATGAGCAATTCTGGTGGAAATTTTGAGACTTTTGAATCAGAGAATTACTCTGTTGTCCCTGGGCATGAAACTTTATCACTAACtgaagtttttgaaaatgagCTATGTATGCCAAAAGATTTTGATGCATCGCAGCCTCTCATGGATAAAACGGATGATGGTGCTGGTTCTATCCAAACAAATGTGCTGGAGATTCCAACTTCCGAGAAAATGAATACATCTACTATTCTAGAAAATGAGTTTGTGGATGATCAACATGATAGAAACAATGCAGATGCTATTGAAATTGCAGAGCATGACATGGAAATTGGAACACGAGTTGAAACAGATGGCTTGGAAGCTGATAATTTACATGCATCCTTGGTTCTTGGCTCTAAGGAAGCTAGTGAATATACTGACAACCAGGTATCCTTCCATGGAGACCTACCTATGGAGGAAAATGGGAACAACATGCTAGAAGGCTTAAATGAGGATCTAGTTGTTTCTTCTGGCTTGGGATGTGATGACAAGGATGCAAAGGCTGGCGGCTTATTTAGTGAAAATATTGAAGTAGATTGTTTACATTCTGTAGCACCTGAGGATGTAAAAGAAGGTTCTAATGATGAGGAAAACTCAGTCTTTCAAGAAGCTGCATTACAAAATACAATGTATCCTGATGTCTCAGCTATTAGGAGTCCTTCTGTGGATCAGAATGAT GAAGACGATATGGTCGACAATGATACAG GATTTTTGAATGTTGGAGATGATGAGATAATTGATGACGATGATGACGATGCTGATGGTTTTGCACCGGGTGCTGAAGGAACACAGCTAGAAAATAGTGGATGGTCTTCTCGAACCAG GGCTGTTGCGAAGTATCTTCAGACCTTGTTTGATAAGGAGGATCTACATGGAAGGCAGAGCCTGCATCTTGACAAAATATTGGTGGGTAAAACACGGAAAGAAGCATCAAGGATGTTTTTTGAAACACTG GTTCTCAAGACAAGGGATTATATTGATGTAGAACAGACAAAACCCTTTGCCAATATTAACTTACAACCTCGAGGGAAGCTTATGAAGACAGATTTCTGA
- the LOC127126930 gene encoding sister chromatid cohesion 1 protein 4 isoform X6: protein MFYSQFILAKKGPLGTIWIAAHLERKLRKNQVADTDIGVSVDSILFPEVPIALRLSSHLLLGVVRIYSRKVNYLFDDCSEALLKVKQAFRSTAVDLPPEESTAPYHSITLPETFDLDDFELPDNDIFQGNYVDRHVSTREQITLQDTLDGMAYKTTQFGLDERFGDGDASQIGLDLDEVMLIDKDSTLEHNDFSANPQVSRQEDEKKEDVVTTSDKMLVEDSGSKVMLIDQDANLEPDDLGANSQISHHKDEKKEDVIGTSNRMQVEDSGSKIDLSDGFPTSPEFHEYAQGLSTSPEFHDYAQDPSTSPEFHNCAQDPSVSPEFHEYAQGPSTPGLQEPNLFGTQSDQVINEADFHNSADLLSMYSTQNESRAHQTENNVIGCSLQNNGKHVGVDLHHEASDCVLADVNNKREEQEHFTRTVVMKDQGNLIPNNNCLASVPLMDSSNEDHTTTVLPECAGGYVDTSGILEKVERLHDGVLMNTESVMANLNETVNVVSGGVNINDSGVSPSCSHVTSDQEGLSCKLLSNMDESRGSEFGGHLADVTTLLKHGVSNNSEVSKNEQQPSVAYEAQVSNIVSPLESSGRPEVVDVEARASQELKEAGILNFVSHEAEQPTQSHLRPCTSRVNNPSLLSIEGEKCHETDVSDPALGYHGTVEPSACEGKLDLGQSGMQFGSQIISNKMGSVNTFTASDIPEPESMLSLGQSGMQFGSQIISNKMGSVNTFTASDIPEPEKMLSLGQSGMQFGNQMISNKMGSVNTFTATDIPEPEKMLSLGQSGMQIGNQMISNKMGSVNTFTATDIPEPEKMLSLGQSGMQFGNQMISNKMGSVNTFTATDIPEPEKMLSLGQSGMQFGNQMISHKMGSINTFTATDIPAPEKMLSLGQSGMQFGSQMISNKMGSANPFTASDIPAPEKMLSLGQSSMQFGNQMISNKMGSVNTFTASNIPEPEKMLSLGQSSMQFGNQMISNKMGSVNAFTASDIPAPEKMLSLGQSDMQYGSQMIGNKMGSVNTFTASNIPEPEKMLSLAYPHFGEMNHLLLESTPGNQVISGGHRDVAAVTSISGQKRSYTESTLTLQSMGLVESYGGAQSRRTTGSIPDDNDLLSSILAGRKSSALKVKPSPATAEVPTAKRFRSTPRTSTLKRKVLVDDTMVLHGDTIRHQLISTEDIRRVRKKAPCTSDEILMIQRQVLEDKIFHKPIFTDLSADLTILQNGAFDLSGIKVYDYGLDGFSVEKVNNQQSYSKSNAEIHVGQAHNEPMAVQPQEEAEESYSKTNVGIHEVESHNEPMEVQLQNNAEAQPSEMPVPSERESHNETMEVQPQITAEAQPSEMPVPSEREPHNETMEVQPQITAEARPSEMPVPSERESHNETMEVQPQITAEAQPSEMPVPSERESHNETMEVQPQITAEAQPSEIPLQLESDQSGVDFGSHDIDAHGRANIISNMKELSGSQNAEMNNAGGIFEISETENYSVGPTNIISDVNELGSSQNAEMNNAGRIFETSEAENYSIVHSNIISDVNELGGSQNAEMNNAGRNFETSEAENYSIVHSNIISDGNELGSSQNAEMSNSGGNFETFESENYSVVPGHETLSLTEVFENELCMPKDFDASQPLMDKTDDGAGSIQTNVLEIPTSEKMNTSTILENEFVDDQHDRNNADAIEIAEHDMEIGTRVETDGLEADNLHASLVLGSKEASEYTDNQVSFHGDLPMEENGNNMLEGLNEDLVVSSGLGCDDKDAKAGGLFSENIEVDCLHSVAPEDVKEGSNDEENSVFQEAALQNTMYPDVSAIRSPSVDQNDEDDMVDNDTGFLNVGDDEIIDDDDDDADGFAPGAEGTQLENSGWSSRTRAVAKYLQTLFDKEDLHGRQSLHLDKILVGKTRKEASRMFFETLVLKTRDYIDVEQTKPFANINLQPRGKLMKTDF, encoded by the exons ATGTTTTACTCTCAGTTTATTTTGGCGAAGAAAGGTCCACTTGGGACAATATGGATAGCTGCACATTTAGAGAGGAAGCTCCGGAAGAATCAGGTGGCGGATACTGATATTGGCGTCTCTGTAG ATTCCATTCTTTTTCCTGAAGTACCAATTGCACTCCGTTTATCCAGTCATCTTCTGCTTGGTGTGGTAAGGATATATTCCAGAAAGGTGAATTACCTTTTCGATGATTGCAGTGAAGCCTTGCTTAAGGTAAAACAAGCTTTCCGCTCCACGGCAGTTGATTTGCCACCAGAAGAGTCCACTGCACCTTACCATTCCATCACTTTACCTGAGACTTTTGATCTTGATGATTTTGAACTACCAGATAATGACATTTTTCAAGG CAACTATGTTGATCGCCATGTCAGTACTAGGGAGCAGATTACACTGCAAGATACTTTAGACGGCATGGCTTACAAAACAACACAGTTTGGATTGGATG AGCGCTTTGGAGATGGTGATGCCTCTCAAATTGGTTTAGACCTTGATGAG GTTATGTTAATAGACAAAGATTCCACTTTGGAGCACAATGACTTCAGTGCTAATCCTCAAGTGTCTCGTCAAGAAGATGAAAAGAAAGAGGATGTGGTTACAACTTCTGATAAAATGCTAGTAGAAGACAGTGGAAGCAAG GTCATGTTAATAGACCAAGATGCCAATTTGGAACCTGATGACTTAGGTGCTAATTCTCAAATTTCTCATCACAAAGATGAAAAGAAAGAGGATGTGATTGGAACTTCAAATAGAATGCAAGTAGAAGACAGTGGAAGCAAAATTGATTTG AGTGATGGTTTTCCGACATCTCCTGAATTTCATGAATATGCTCAAGGTTTATCTACTTCTCCTGAATTTCATGACTATGCTCAAGATCCATCCACTTCTCCGGAATTTCATAACTGTGCTCAAGATCCATCCGTGTCTCCTGAATTTCATGAATATGCTCAAGGTCCATCTACTCCAGGACTCCAAGAGCCAAACTTATTTGGTACTCAGTCGGATCAGGTCATTAATGAAGCTGATTTTCATAATTCAGCAGATTTATTATCAATGTATTCAACGCAAAATGAATCCCGTGCTCATCAAACTGAGAACAATGTAATTGGTTGCTCCTTGCAAAATAATGGGAAGCATGTTGGTGTAGATTTGCATCATGAGGCTAGTGACTGTGTTCTGGCTGATGTGAATAACAAAAGAGAGGAACAAGAACATTTCACTCGTACAGTTGTGATGAAGGATCAAGGAAATTTGATACCTAATAATAATTGCTTGGCATCAGTACCCTTGATGGACTCCTCCAATGAAGACCACACGACCACCGTGTTACCAGAATGTGCAGGTGGATATGTTGATACTTCTGGTATACTTGAAAAGGTGGAAAGGTTGCATGATGGAGTTCTGATGAATACTGAATCAGTTATGGCCAATTTGAATGAAACTGTTAATGTTGTTTCTGGAGGCGTCAACATCAATGATTCTGGTGTGTCTCCTAGCTGTTCTCATGTTACATCTGATCAAGAGGGCCTCTCATGTAAACTGTTGTCTAACATGGATGAATCTCGTGGTTCTGAATTTGGTGGTCATTTGGCAGATGTTACCACATTGTTAAAGCACGGCGTTTCAAATAATAGTGAAGTTTCCAAGAATGAGCAGCAACCCAGCGTGGCTTATGAGGCTCAAGTATCCAATATTGTAAGTCCTCTAGAGTCATCTGGTAGACCTGAAGTTGTTGATGTGGAAGCTCGTGCATCTCAGGAACTGAAGGAAGCAGGTATTTTAAACTTTGTATCTCATGAAGCTGAGCAGCCCACCCAGTCGCACCTTCGGCCATGCACTTCCCGTGTAAACAATCCTTCTCTGTTATCTATTGAAG GTGAAAAATGTCATGAAACTGATGTTTCAGATCCTGCTTTGGGTTATCATGGAACTGTAGAGCCATCTGCTTGTGAAGGAAAGTTGGACTTGGGGCAATCAGGCATGCAATTTGGGAGTCAGATAATAAGTAATAAAATGGGAAGTGTAAACACATTTACTGCTTCTGACATACCTGAGCCTGAAAGCATGCTCTCCTTGGGGCAATCAGGCATGCAATTTGGGAGTCAGATTATAAGTAATAAAATGGGAAGTGTAAACACATTTACTGCTTCTGATATACCTGAGCCTGAAAAAATGCTCTCCTTGGGGCAATCAGGCATGCAATTTGGGAATCAGATGATAAGTAATAAAATGGGAAGTGTAAACACATTTACTGCTACTGACATACCTGAGCCTGAAAAAATGCTCTCCTTGGGACAATCAGGCATGCAAATTGGGAATCAGATGATAAGTAATAAAATGGGAAGTGTAAACACATTTACTGCTACTGACATACCTGAGCCTGAAAAAATGCTCTCCTTGGGGCAATCAGGCATGCAATTTGGGAATCAGATGATAAGTAATAAAATGGGAAGTGTGAACACATTTACTGCTACTGACATACCTGAGCCTGAAAAAATGCTCTCCTTGGGGCAATCAGGCATGCAATTTGGGAATCAGATGATAAGTCATAAAATGGGAAGTATAAACACATTTACTGCTACTGACATACCTGCGCCTGAAAAAATGCTCTCCTTGGGGCAATCAGGCATGCAATTTGGGAGTCAGATGATAAGTAATAAAATGGGAAGTGCAAACCCATTTACTGCTTCTGACATACCTGCACCTGAAAAAATGCTCTCCTTGGGGCAATCAAGCATGCAATTTGGGAATCAGATGATAAGTAATAAAATGGGAAGTGTAAACACATTTACTGCTTCTAACATACCTGAGCCTGAGAAAATGCTCTCCTTGGGGCAATCAAGCATGCAATTTGGGAATCAGATGATAA GTAATAAAATGGGAAGTGTAAACGCATTTACTGCCTCTGACATACCTGCGCCTGAAAAAATGCTCTCCTTGGGTCAATCAGACATGCAATATGGGAGTCAGATGATAGGTAATAAAATGGGAAGTGTAAACACATTTACTGCTTCTAACATACCTGAGCCTGAGAAAATGCTCTCTTTGGCTTATCCACATTTTGGTGAGATGAATCATTTGCTGCTGGAGTCTACTCCTGGCAATCAGGTTATATCTGGAGGTCATAGAGATGTTGCAGCAGTAACATCAATATCTGGTCAAAAGCGCAGCTACACAGAAAGTACTCTTACATTGCAGAGCATGGGTTTAGTTGAATCATATGGTGGGGCTCAGTCCAGAAGAACTACCGGATCCATTCCGGATGATAATGATCTATTGTCTTCAATATTAG CTGGCAGAAAATCTTCAGCTTTAAAAGTTAAACCAAGTCCAGCAACCGCTGAAGTACCAACAGCAAAGCGGTTTCGTTCTACACCACGAACTAGTACCTTAAAGAGGAAGGTGCTTGTGGATGATACGATGGTCTTGCACGGCGA TACAATACGCCACCAATTGATAAGTACTGAAGATATTCGGCGTGTACGGAAAAAAGCTCCTTGCACAAGCGATGAGATTTTAATGATTCAGAGACAGGTTTTGGAGGATAAAATTTTCCATAAACCAATATTTACAG ATTTGTCTGCTGATTTGACTATTCTGCAAAACGGGGCATTTGATCTGAGTGGAATCAAGGTTTATGATTATGGCTTAGATGGTTTTTCCGTGGAAAAAGTAAACAATCAACAGTCCTATTCTAAATCAAATGCTGAGATTCATGTGGGGCAAGCACATAATGAGCCTATGGCAGTCCAACCCCAAGAGGAGGCTGAAGAGTCTTATTCTAAAACGAATGTTGGGATTCATGAGGTGGAATCACATAATGAGCCTATGGAAGTCCAGCTCCAAAATAATGCTGAAGCCCAACCTTCTGAGATGCCTGTTCCGTCTGAGAGGGAATCACACAATGAAACTATGGAAGTCCAACCCCAAATAACTGCTGAAGCCCAGCCTTCTGAGATGCCTGTTCCGTCTGAGAGGGAACCACACAATGAAACTATGGAAGTCCAACCCCAAATAACTGCTGAAGCCCGAC CTTCTGAGATGCCTGTTCCGTCTGAGAGGGAATCACACAATGAAACTATGGAAGTCCAACCCCAAATAACTGCTGAAGCCCAACCTTCTGAGATGCCTGTTCCGTCTGAGAGGGAATCACACAATGAAACTATGGAAGTCCAACCCCAAATAACTGCTGAAGCCCAACCTTCTGAGATACCTCTTCAGTTGGAGAGTGATCAGTCTGGAGTTGACTTTGGATCTCATGATATTGACGCTCATGGGCGTGCAAATATTATATCAAACATGAAGGAGCTTAGCGGTTCTCAAAATGCTGAAATGAACAATGCTGGGGGGATTTTTGAGATTTCTGAAACAGAGAATTACTCTGTTGGGCCTACAAATATTATATCAGATGTAAATGAGCTTGGTAGTTCTCAAAATGCTGAAATGAACAATGCTGGACGAATTTTCGAGACTTCTGAAGCAGAAAATTACTCTATTGTGCATTCAAATATTATATCAGATGTAAATGAGCTTGGTGGTTCTCAAAATGCTGAAATGAACAATGCTGGACGAAATTTCGAGACTTCTGAAGCAGAAAATTACTCTATTGTTCATTCAAATATTATATCAGACGGAAATGAGCTTGGTAGTTCTCAAAATGCTGAAATGAGCAATTCTGGTGGAAATTTTGAGACTTTTGAATCAGAGAATTACTCTGTTGTCCCTGGGCATGAAACTTTATCACTAACtgaagtttttgaaaatgagCTATGTATGCCAAAAGATTTTGATGCATCGCAGCCTCTCATGGATAAAACGGATGATGGTGCTGGTTCTATCCAAACAAATGTGCTGGAGATTCCAACTTCCGAGAAAATGAATACATCTACTATTCTAGAAAATGAGTTTGTGGATGATCAACATGATAGAAACAATGCAGATGCTATTGAAATTGCAGAGCATGACATGGAAATTGGAACACGAGTTGAAACAGATGGCTTGGAAGCTGATAATTTACATGCATCCTTGGTTCTTGGCTCTAAGGAAGCTAGTGAATATACTGACAACCAGGTATCCTTCCATGGAGACCTACCTATGGAGGAAAATGGGAACAACATGCTAGAAGGCTTAAATGAGGATCTAGTTGTTTCTTCTGGCTTGGGATGTGATGACAAGGATGCAAAGGCTGGCGGCTTATTTAGTGAAAATATTGAAGTAGATTGTTTACATTCTGTAGCACCTGAGGATGTAAAAGAAGGTTCTAATGATGAGGAAAACTCAGTCTTTCAAGAAGCTGCATTACAAAATACAATGTATCCTGATGTCTCAGCTATTAGGAGTCCTTCTGTGGATCAGAATGAT GAAGACGATATGGTCGACAATGATACAG GATTTTTGAATGTTGGAGATGATGAGATAATTGATGACGATGATGACGATGCTGATGGTTTTGCACCGGGTGCTGAAGGAACACAGCTAGAAAATAGTGGATGGTCTTCTCGAACCAG GGCTGTTGCGAAGTATCTTCAGACCTTGTTTGATAAGGAGGATCTACATGGAAGGCAGAGCCTGCATCTTGACAAAATATTGGTGGGTAAAACACGGAAAGAAGCATCAAGGATGTTTTTTGAAACACTG GTTCTCAAGACAAGGGATTATATTGATGTAGAACAGACAAAACCCTTTGCCAATATTAACTTACAACCTCGAGGGAAGCTTATGAAGACAGATTTCTGA